The Osmia bicornis bicornis chromosome 9, iOsmBic2.1, whole genome shotgun sequence genome has a segment encoding these proteins:
- the LOC114879001 gene encoding uncharacterized protein LOC114879001 has protein sequence MRRSHIDNMTWSFHISENGTSDNQWPELDQKNQVKHPTRKKDLVLKENDKIINLDDVEYPELGETSAKGRNSVVSRKYCLPNPDIKIIVPMEDNAESKQSKSLKRYKRTDKICINLQEALENTRCTNRISNKDLPRLKINLYKGNLGIIAPGLSDRNKDSDFRKVRICISKDKKPSKLKKIILLNRDIKAQINIRKREDFERAKMEAVCKDVDTINFNALRITTDPQTDPNYVRRMCTMTLYDKDYRDPNTEDVFESYMYYSPDIIDQINNLHIQNRLLPNRLVENNNRNDLPPLDSNIIENEIVPKTLSLELKDDIKEEIKEESSSAKTEDTNIVTHSRSFREYCTNMLTKSLNESLEQFLGEIVRLQKRFHEKNPNKSKYKRRYYAGLREVCKQIELNKIKFVIIAPDIEKTDLEGGLDDQVDKLLDTCRKQNVVYCFGLRRRKLGYYIHGRGLVGCIGIANYGGTEMLFKNVLTELVQARNAFKQLSGTPEAIIDVSKVLPEDYLPSESVNTLLKALSPLGMYS, from the exons ATGCGGAGATCACATATTGATAATATGACATGGTCATTCCA TATAAGCGAAAATGGTACTTCCGATAATCAGTGGCCAGAACTTGATCAAAAGAATCAGGTCAAACATCCAACACGTAAGAAGGACTTAGTTCTTAAAGAgaatgataaaattataaatttggACGATGTAGAGTATCCTGAACTTGGCGAGACAAGTGCTAAGGGTAGAAATTCAGTTGTGTCAAGGAAATATTGTTTGCCAAATCctgatataaaaattatagtacCTATGGAAGATAACGCAGAGTCAAAGCAGTCAAAGTCTCTGAAACGTTATAAAAGAACAGATAAGATCTGCATTAATCTTCAAGAAGCTTTAGAG AATACTAGGTGCACGAATAGAATATCTAACAAAGACCTTCCCagattaaaaattaacttGTACAAGGGAAATCTTGGTATAATAGCACCGGGTCTATCAGACCGAAACAAGGATTCTGATTTTAGAAAAGTTAGAATATGTATCTCAAAGGATAAAAAGCCATCAAAGTTGAAGAAGATCATTTTACTGAATCGTGATATCAAAGCTCAGATCAATATACGAAAACGAGAGGATTTCGAACGCGCCAAGATGGAAGCCGTATGCAAAGACGTAGATACAATCAACTTCAATGCTTTAAGAATCACAACAGACCCACAGACAGATCCAAATTATGTGAGAAGAATGTGTACCATGACACTGTACGATAAAGATTATAGAGACCCAAATACAGAGGATGTGTTTGAAAGCTACATGTATTATAGTCCAGATATAATCGATCAGATAAACAATCTTCACATTCAGAACAGGCTCTTGCCAAATAGATTAGTTGAAAATAACAACAGAAATGATCTCCCTCCGCTAGATAGTAATATAATCGAAAATGAGATTGTCCCGAAAACTCTTTCCCTCGAATTAAAAGACGAcattaaagaagaaattaaagaagaaagtagTAGCGCAAAAACGGAAGACACAAATATCGTAACACATTCGCGCAGTTTTAGAGA ATATTGTACAAATATGCTGACAAAAAGCTTAAACGAAAGTCTTGAACAATTTTTAGGGGAAATCGTCAGACTTCAAAAGAGATTTCACGAGAAAAACCCGAACAAGTCTAAGTACAAACGTCGCTATTATGCTGGTTTAAGGGAGGTTTGCAAACAGATTGAATTAAACAAGATTAAATTTGTGATTATTGCTCCTGATATTGAGAAAACTGATCTTGAGG gCGGATTGGATGATCAAGTTGATAAATTGCTCGATACGTGCAGAAAGCAAAACGTAGTTTATTGTTTCGGATTAAGAAGACGAAAATTAGGATATTATATTCATGGAAGAGGACTGGTAGGATGTATTGGTATTGCAAATTACGGAGGAACTGAG ATGCTTTTTAAAAACGTTTTGACGGAATTGGTGCAAGCGCGAAACGCATTCAAACAATTGAGCGGCACTCCGGAAGCCATTATCGATGTATCGAAAGTGCTTCCGGAAGATTACTTGCCCTCGGAAAGCGTTAACACCCTCTTGAAAGCTTTATCTCCTCTCGGCATGTACAGCTGA